A part of Paenibacillus sp. 481 genomic DNA contains:
- the spoIIIAG gene encoding stage III sporulation protein AG yields MAKWLQQIERWIGNGSGGSKRVRAFRWLLLLGLLGAVLLLFGSFNANEGSIGWLTGKSSDGREPPALGAFEPLDQAKDKVAQAGTNVFETVEMSFEARVKNILEEIVGVGQVEVLVTVDSTEELIVQRNMKDDQQVTEETDANGGKRHSTQYSRNGEIVTYEASNGKTPIVTKRIKPKVRGVVVVAKGAENSTVHDLIVDAVEKGLNVPAFRISVVPRKIAE; encoded by the coding sequence TTGGCGAAATGGTTGCAACAGATCGAAAGATGGATCGGCAACGGTTCGGGAGGATCGAAACGTGTACGGGCATTTCGTTGGCTACTGCTGCTAGGACTGCTAGGCGCGGTTCTCCTCCTGTTCGGCTCGTTTAACGCGAATGAGGGAAGTATCGGCTGGCTTACTGGAAAAAGCAGCGACGGTCGCGAACCACCTGCACTCGGAGCGTTTGAACCGCTTGATCAAGCGAAGGACAAAGTTGCCCAAGCGGGAACAAATGTGTTTGAAACGGTTGAAATGTCGTTTGAAGCACGTGTCAAAAACATTTTGGAGGAAATCGTCGGGGTCGGTCAAGTCGAAGTCCTCGTCACGGTTGACTCCACAGAGGAGCTTATCGTTCAACGTAACATGAAAGACGATCAACAAGTGACCGAAGAGACAGATGCAAATGGTGGAAAGCGTCACTCCACACAGTACTCTCGCAACGGTGAAATTGTAACCTATGAAGCATCTAATGGGAAAACGCCGATTGTAACCAAGCGAATCAAGCCAAAAGTACGTGGGGTAGTCGTCGTAGCCAAAGGTGCGGAAAATTCGACTGTACATGACCTTATCGTTGATGCGGTGGAAAAAGGACTGAATGT